Genomic DNA from uncultured Methanospirillum sp.:
CAATGCCCGTGTGATGTGTACTCGCATGCACAGAGATCGGTGATGATCACCATGTCAGGAACCGCGGCCTTGATCGCTTTTATCGTCTGCTGGATAACTCCGTCAGGGGCGAAAGCTCCTGAGGCAGCCTCGTCCTTCTCTTTTGGAATCCCGAAGAGGAGCACAGCCCTGATCCCAAGTGATGCCAGACTCCTGCATACTTCACCGGCCATTGCCGGTGGATATCGCATCACTCCAGGCATTGAGGCAATGGCAACCGGGGATGTTGCTGTCTCATCAAAGAAGAGGGGAGCAATAAGATCTGTCTTGGCGATTCGGGTCTCATTCAGAAGCGGGCGAATCAGCCGCCTCCTCAGTCGTCTCATTCTGATTTGCGGGAACATAATCCTTCTCCTCTGGTAATTGCCGAGACAAGTTCCTCTGCACGGGCAATCTCGCCCCGTTCAGCACAGAACCGTATCGACATGGTCACATCAGCCAGGAGTTTTCTGGTCAGAGCCCGGCTCAGATCCTCTGCGATCTCACGAACATGATCATCACATCCCTGCAGACGGGCAAATGCCCGGTCACGCTCACGGATCCTGACCGTTTCAGCCCAGGTATGCAGGGTTGCAAGCGTCTCATCTGCTGCCCTCCTGTTATACAGCCTGATGAACTGATCCAGTTCCTCTTCAAGAAAGATCCTGGCCCTGGTTGCTGCCTCCTGTCTGAGCTGGGTCGTTGTGTCATTGACCTGTCTGAGATCATCGATGGTAAAGAGGCAGATCCCGTCGATCGTTCCAACCTCCTCTTCCACATCTCGCGGCTGGGCAATGTCTACAATGATAATGGGTTTAACCTCACCGTCGAGCGGCCAGGTCCTCCCTTTCATCGCCTCCCTGACATCATTTGCACGGACTACCGGGTGAGGAGCAGCTGTGCAGCAGATCACCACATCCGAAAGGGCGAGGTACCGGTAGAGATCATCCATCGGCACTGCGGTCCCGTCGATCTTGTGAGCAAGAACCCGGGCCCTGTCAAGTGTCCGGTTTGCAACATAAATGGCAGAGAGTTTCTTTGCTGCGAGTGCCTGGGTAACCAGCA
This window encodes:
- the hemA gene encoding glutamyl-tRNA reductase, producing MRPTLFAPLTIAGISHHTASVPEIEEFRFIDEEEFLTTAREWFKGVALLQTCNRVEVIVHGEPDILTEFLQSRGRTRFRLYQDQEALSHLLELAAGIDSLIIGEDQILGQLRRSLTLSEELGVASPILALCINKAIHAGSEARRRTGINNGAISVGSAAVLLAEEQLHTLDGKRILILGSGEMGVLVTQALAAKKLSAIYVANRTLDRARVLAHKIDGTAVPMDDLYRYLALSDVVICCTAAPHPVVRANDVREAMKGRTWPLDGEVKPIIIVDIAQPRDVEEEVGTIDGICLFTIDDLRQVNDTTTQLRQEAATRARIFLEEELDQFIRLYNRRAADETLATLHTWAETVRIRERDRAFARLQGCDDHVREIAEDLSRALTRKLLADVTMSIRFCAERGEIARAEELVSAITRGEGLCSRKSE